One Lycium barbarum isolate Lr01 chromosome 5, ASM1917538v2, whole genome shotgun sequence genomic window carries:
- the LOC132641334 gene encoding 2-methylene-furan-3-one reductase, translating into MSQFSTVLPLSVSASSPTASSTSIPSEMKAWSYTDYGNVDVLKFESNVSVPDIKEDQVLIKVVAAALNPVDFKRRLGIIKATDSPLPTVPGYDVAGVVVKVGSQIKGLKEGDEVYGDINEKALDGPKQFGSLAEYTAVEEKLVALKPKNLSFAEAAALPLAIETAYEGLEKAEFSSGKSILVLGGAGGVGSLVIQLAKNVFGASKVAATSSTGKLEFLKSLGADLAIDYTKENFEDLPDKFDVVYDTVGQSEKAVKAVKEGGSVVLIIGAVTPPAFIFVVTSNGEMLKKLNPYLESGKVKPVIDPKGPFPFDKVVEAFSYLETGRATGKVVIHPIP; encoded by the exons ATGAGCCAATTTTCCACTGTTTTGCCACTTAGTGTATCTGCTAGTTCTCCAACTGCATCAAGTACTTCTATTCCTTCTGAAATGAAAGCTTGGAGTTATACTGATTATGGAAATGTTGATGTTTTAAAGTTTGAGTCTAATGTTTCAGTTCCAGATATTAAGGAAGATCAAGTGTTGATTAAGGTTGTTGCTGCTGCTCTTAACCCTGTTGATTTTAAACGACGGCTCGGAATAATCAAGGCCACTGATTCTCCACTTCCT ACTGTGCCAGGTTATGATGTTGCTGGAGTGGTAGTCAAAGTTGGTAGTCAAATAAAGGGGCTAAAAGAAGGGGATGAAGTGTATGGAGATATAAATGAGAAAGCATTAGATGGACCAAAGCAATTTGGATCTTTAGCTGAGTACACTGCTGTTGAAGAGAAACTAGTTGCTTTGAAACCCAAGAACCTGAGTTTTGCAGAGGCTGCTGCTCTTCCTCTAGCTATTGAGACTGCTTATGAAGGTCTCGAGAAAGCGGAATTTTCTTCTGGAAAATCCATTCTTGTTTTGGGAGGTGCTGGTGGTGTTGGATCCCTTGTAATCCAG CTTGCTAAAAATGTATTTGGTGCTTCAAAAGTAGCAGCTACATCCAGCACAGGGAAGTTGGAATTCCTGAAAAGTTTAGGAGCTGATTTAGCTATTGACTACACCAAGGAGAATTTTGAAGATCTGCCTGACAAGTTTGATGTTGTTTATGATACAGTTG GTCAGAGCGAAAAGGCGGTGAAGGCAGTGAAAGAAGGTGGGAGTGTGGTACTGATAATAGGGGCAGTAACACCACCAGCTTTTATATTTGTAGTGACATCAAATGGAGAGATGCTGAAGAAACTTAACCCATACTTAGAGAGTGGGAAGGTGAAACCAGTGATAGATCCTAAAGGACCATTCCCATTTGATAAAGTTGTGGAAGCTTTTTCTTATCTTGAAACTGGAAGAGCCACTGGGAAAGTTGTCATTCATCCTATTCCTTGA